CGTTAGGCGTAAGCTGTACGTTCGGCATCAGGCTCCACCCCCCGGTACACCCGCAAATATCGTCAAACTGCCTGTGCGCGTATCTGTCCAGACGGAAATATAGCTGTTCGGCGGTACAATGGCGACATCAATATAATCACCGATCAGCTCTGATTCGCCTCCACCGACATTCGGGTTAAAGGAGGTCGTCGTGAGACGACTGTTCGTAAAGGTGTTACCTCCATCGGACGACTCTGCGGCGAACACATCCAGATTAAAGCCGTCCACGCGATTGGTATAGTACACGACAACGACCAGTCCCGTCTTGGGCGACACTGAAATTGCAGGGAAAAAATTTTGCGAGCCGGGCGGGCTGTCTGTCACAATGACCGGAGCACTCCAGGTACCGCCAAAATCGCTTGATTTGGACAACAAAATATTGCTGTATCCCTGACCAAAGTCCTGCCACACGGCATATAGCGTATTTGTTGTGGAAGGCACACCCGAGCAGTCCGCGGCCAAGCTGGGGAAATTCAATATCCGAAAGTCATAACCAGGAACGGGCAAAGGATTGGGCACAAGCGTTATATTGGATACGAGAATATCCCCGCTGAAGGTTGCCCCTCCATCAAAGGAGCGTCGGATAAAAAAAGCTGGTGTTTGCGGTCCCGTACGAATCCAACTGACATATACGCTTCCATATTTGTCGACCGCAGGCTCAGGCCGCTCCGTGGAGGATTGGATATTGGAGAGCATTAACGGTCGGTCCCAAGTTAGTCCTCCATCGGTGGAACGCTGGTAAAAGGCCGCAGATTGAGCATTAAAATCCACATTATATTGGCGGTTATACGTGACATAGACGTGCCCGAGATAGGGACTTGCCCCCGCATTATCCGTCGTAATATTAGTCCAGTCATTATTAATGTAATCTCCATAGCCCGGGTTAATGACCACGGGAGGAGCAAAAGAGGCTCCATCGTCCGTAGAGCGATAGATCACGATAGCCCCGTTTTCATTGCCCGGAAATACATGCGCGGATACGATAAAAATATTGGGGAACAGATAGGCTACCATTCCTGCCTCGGCTCCTGTATATCCCGGTGGAATTGGCAGTAAAGTATCCGTCCAGTTCGCTCCGGCATCCAATGAGCGATACAGTCCAATCAAGGGAGGCCCACTGCTAAAATCAACAGCTACAGCTATAACAATATTC
The Paenibacillus peoriae DNA segment above includes these coding regions:
- a CDS encoding sialidase family protein, producing the protein MPLNFQVTPSGLPKFEPSVAVNLLNPNIVIAVAVDFSSGPPLIGLYRSLDAGANWTDTLLPIPPGYTGAEAGMVAYLFPNIFIVSAHVFPGNENGAIVIYRSTDDGASFAPPVVINPGYGDYINNDWTNITTDNAGASPYLGHVYVTYNRQYNVDFNAQSAAFYQRSTDGGLTWDRPLMLSNIQSSTERPEPAVDKYGSVYVSWIRTGPQTPAFFIRRSFDGGATFSGDILVSNITLVPNPLPVPGYDFRILNFPSLAADCSGVPSTTNTLYAVWQDFGQGYSNILLSKSSDFGGTWSAPVIVTDSPPGSQNFFPAISVSPKTGLVVVVYYTNRVDGFNLDVFAAESSDGGNTFTNSRLTTTSFNPNVGGGESELIGDYIDVAIVPPNSYISVWTDTRTGSLTIFAGVPGGGA